TCTTGAACAACAGGAGAGATTTTGTATTTTTCATAAAAACTTAAATATTCATTCATTATACGCCCCCTTGAAGTTCAATTAATGAACCTGTAGCATGCATACTGTCTATTTCGCATAGTGAAGATATGTAAGGTGTTAAGTCTTCAGGAGTAGCAAATTTTTTTAATGGAACCTCGTCAACTCTTTTTTTATAATATTGCGGATCATTCTCTTGTTTTATTTTCCAGTCGCTATTTTCGTGCATAATTATGTTTGGAACTATCGCACAAAACATAATATTATCCAAAGCATAGTATCTTGCACAATTTTTTATATATATATTAACAGCAGCCTTACTCATAGAGTAACATGGTGAGGCATTACCTGTTAAAGATGCAGAAGAACTGATATGTATAATTTTTTGAATATATTTATTAGCTTGAAATTTAGGAATAAAATAGTTGTTTATCAATATTGCACTATTAATATTTAAATCCATAGTTTTATTGAGTATATTTATATTGATTGGATGTTTGTCGTTTATAACTTTTCCACCAAGTGAGTGAATAATAATATTTGGCAAGAGCTTATGTTTTGTAAAAAAATCATCTAATTCTTTTGGCATTTCAT
This genomic interval from Sulfurimonas sp. contains the following:
- a CDS encoding SDR family oxidoreductase; protein product: MQKVVFITASSSGFGFEIALDLSKKGYSVILNGRDIDRLKSAKAKLHNQDLHHIFCCDLTTDEMPKELDDFFTKHKLLPNIIIHSLGGKVINDKHPININILNKTMDLNINSAILINNYFIPKFQANKYIQKIIHISSSASLTGNASPCYSMSKAAVNIYIKNCARYYALDNIMFCAIVPNIIMHENSDWKIKQENDPQYYKKRVDEVPLKKFATPEDLTPYISSLCEIDSMHATGSLIELQGGV